In Paenibacillus larvae subsp. larvae, the following proteins share a genomic window:
- the gntK gene encoding gluconokinase → MIGIDIGTTSTKAVLFEEDGKVVARGNGEYPLYTPASTIAEQDPEQIFQAVIQSVRQVMTQSRILPDDILFVSFSSAMHSMIAVDTQGKPLTPCVTWADNRSSQYAGKLKYEMNGHELYLRTGTPIHPMSPITKLMWMRHEAPEIFQKTYKFISIKEYVFAKLFNEYLVDYSIASATGMLNLNYLNWDQEALHIAGISSKQLSKLVPTTYQLEGLDPAYAEEMGLKASTPFIVGASDGVLSNLGVNAIEPGVVAATIGTSGAIRTVVDHPVTDPKGRIFCYALTDKHWVIGGAVNNGGMLFRWVRDEFASSEIETAKRLGVDPYDILTKIAEQVNPGADGLIFHPYMTGERAPLWNSDARGSFFGLTMHHRKEHMIRAVLEGVIFNMYTVLLAMEEQIGRPSKIHATGGFARSVLWRQMMADIFDQEVVIPESIESSCLGAVVLGLYATGRTDSLSVVSGMVGVTHEHKPVKKNAEIYHELLPIFISFFRKLDKEYEAIAKFQQKMFRMNRNTV, encoded by the coding sequence GTTCGAAGAGGACGGGAAAGTTGTAGCGAGAGGAAACGGGGAGTACCCTTTATATACACCCGCTTCGACTATAGCGGAGCAGGATCCGGAACAAATTTTCCAAGCGGTCATCCAATCGGTCAGGCAAGTGATGACTCAAAGCCGAATCCTCCCTGATGACATTCTATTCGTCTCGTTCAGTTCAGCCATGCACAGTATGATAGCGGTGGATACTCAAGGTAAGCCTCTTACTCCATGTGTGACTTGGGCGGATAACCGCAGCAGTCAGTACGCTGGCAAATTAAAATACGAAATGAACGGACACGAGCTTTATTTGCGCACAGGGACCCCTATTCATCCAATGTCTCCTATAACAAAATTAATGTGGATGCGTCATGAGGCCCCGGAGATCTTTCAGAAAACATATAAATTCATCTCTATTAAGGAATATGTATTTGCTAAACTATTTAATGAATATTTGGTGGACTATTCCATTGCTTCGGCGACCGGGATGCTGAATTTAAACTATCTCAATTGGGATCAAGAAGCCCTGCATATTGCCGGTATTTCAAGCAAGCAGCTATCCAAGCTTGTTCCAACCACCTATCAGTTGGAAGGCCTGGACCCGGCATATGCTGAAGAGATGGGACTTAAGGCATCCACTCCGTTTATTGTAGGAGCTAGTGACGGTGTTCTTTCCAATCTTGGAGTTAACGCAATCGAGCCGGGAGTGGTCGCGGCTACAATTGGTACAAGCGGCGCGATACGAACGGTAGTGGACCACCCGGTAACGGATCCTAAAGGAAGAATTTTCTGTTACGCTCTGACTGATAAACATTGGGTAATTGGTGGTGCTGTCAATAATGGGGGAATGTTATTTCGATGGGTACGGGATGAGTTCGCTTCATCCGAAATAGAGACAGCGAAACGACTAGGCGTTGATCCGTATGATATATTGACGAAAATCGCTGAACAGGTAAATCCTGGGGCGGACGGACTGATCTTTCATCCATATATGACCGGGGAACGGGCACCGCTTTGGAACTCGGACGCGCGCGGCTCTTTCTTTGGATTAACTATGCACCATAGAAAAGAACATATGATTCGCGCCGTTTTAGAAGGAGTCATTTTTAATATGTATACTGTACTTTTGGCTATGGAAGAGCAGATTGGCAGGCCAAGTAAAATTCACGCTACAGGTGGTTTTGCCCGTTCCGTACTTTGGCGGCAAATGATGGCTGATATTTTTGATCAGGAAGTGGTGATTCCCGAGAGCATAGAAAGTTCCTGTCTTGGTGCCGTTGTACTTGGTTTGTACGCCACTGGCAGGACAGATTCCTTAAGTGTTGTTTCCGGAATGGTTGGGGTCACCCATGAACATAAACCAGTCAAAAAAAATGCAGAAATCTATCACGAGCTTCTTCCGATCTTTATTTCCTTCTTCCGAAAGCTGGATAAGGAATATGAAGCCATCGCGAAGTTTCAGCAGAAAATGTTTCGGATGAACCGCAACACAGTATAA
- a CDS encoding metallophosphoesterase: MSLVSTGFILIMLAGFLYKAYTNTRQVKFNKVDLDISDCNDQTKQLLNVLQISDMHLENISVLPEQLYEKLKDQKIDLIALTGDFLDRKDSIPKLIPYLKVLNRLQAKHGIYAVFGNHDYVLKGQDFTLLKNTLDRYGCRTMQNEYDVIRINGKSLHIIGIDDFSTKRSNIAESFEGIKEHEGYTLVLTHDPNIVLNMKNVHYDYLLSGHFHGGQIHWPKPYHLVKMGQLVQMNMIKGLHIYHGKPFYISEGLGQTGINIRVGSRPELTLHQLAV; encoded by the coding sequence ATGTCTTTAGTTTCAACCGGATTCATCTTGATTATGCTGGCAGGCTTTCTGTATAAAGCCTATACTAATACCCGGCAAGTTAAATTTAATAAAGTGGATTTAGATATCTCGGACTGCAATGATCAAACTAAACAGCTACTAAATGTGCTGCAAATCTCGGATATGCATCTCGAAAATATTTCGGTTCTACCGGAGCAATTATATGAGAAACTCAAAGATCAGAAAATCGATCTTATTGCCCTGACTGGAGATTTTCTTGATCGAAAAGACAGCATTCCCAAACTAATACCTTATCTTAAGGTTTTGAACAGATTGCAGGCGAAACATGGAATCTATGCCGTTTTCGGCAATCACGACTATGTGCTGAAAGGCCAAGATTTTACTTTATTAAAGAACACTTTGGATCGTTATGGATGCAGAACGATGCAAAATGAATATGATGTAATTAGGATCAACGGAAAATCATTGCATATCATCGGAATAGACGATTTTAGTACTAAGCGCAGCAATATAGCTGAATCGTTCGAAGGAATTAAAGAACATGAAGGTTATACTCTCGTTCTTACGCACGATCCGAATATAGTGCTAAACATGAAAAATGTTCATTACGATTATTTGCTTTCCGGGCATTTCCATGGAGGTCAAATTCATTGGCCTAAACCATACCATCTTGTTAAAATGGGCCAACTCGTTCAAATGAACATGATTAAAGGGCTTCATATTTATCACGGAAAACCATTTTATATCAGTGAAGGATTGGGACAGACCGGAATTAACATCCGCGTAGGAAGCCGCCCTGAACTGACCCTTCATCAGCTGGCGGTATAA
- a CDS encoding MGDG synthase family glycosyltransferase, with protein MNKKVLFLPFLKITSGHHQAADALIEHIKVMDSSIHCEKVDILSYSYGKTEKVVSKFYLKWIHLLPFMYSWIYRKSCGNFERERRYFILEIIFLRFIQKLIHEKQPDYIFCTHALPSYLLSRIKERGIISIPVINVYTDFFINDIWGRRGIDYHFVPDFRMKEWLIQREIQKEQIIITGIPIHPELTGVHKKQMAHSSNLSILISGGSLGAGVIKPFIRNIGKSGKINYIVLCGKNKRLYKYLMDKKHPRIIPMAYIESREEMNRLYNCIDAVLTKPGGVTISECLSKQIPILVYHTLPGQEEINLERLLEQKLVLHLNDWKHTDIENQILTLWNDEQNLQSLKEKMGKYCKQATNFTLALSQVFQIDKDFV; from the coding sequence ATGAATAAAAAGGTTTTGTTTTTGCCTTTTTTGAAAATAACATCCGGTCATCATCAAGCTGCTGATGCGCTGATTGAGCACATCAAAGTAATGGATTCTTCCATTCATTGTGAAAAAGTTGATATTTTAAGTTATAGCTACGGCAAAACGGAAAAAGTGGTGTCTAAGTTTTATTTAAAATGGATTCATCTATTGCCGTTTATGTATAGTTGGATTTACCGAAAGAGCTGCGGTAATTTTGAAAGAGAAAGACGGTATTTTATATTGGAAATCATCTTTTTAAGATTTATACAAAAATTAATACATGAAAAACAGCCTGATTATATTTTTTGTACCCATGCTTTACCCTCTTATTTATTAAGCCGGATTAAGGAAAGAGGGATCATTTCCATTCCGGTTATTAATGTTTATACAGATTTTTTTATTAATGATATTTGGGGAAGAAGAGGAATCGATTACCATTTCGTTCCGGATTTTCGTATGAAAGAATGGTTAATTCAAAGAGAAATTCAAAAAGAACAAATTATCATAACGGGCATTCCCATCCACCCTGAGCTTACAGGTGTTCATAAAAAACAAATGGCCCATTCCTCCAATTTGTCCATATTGATTTCAGGGGGAAGTCTTGGTGCCGGGGTGATTAAACCCTTCATTCGAAATATTGGAAAGTCAGGAAAGATAAATTATATTGTTTTATGCGGTAAAAACAAAAGATTATATAAATATCTTATGGACAAGAAGCATCCGCGGATTATTCCGATGGCATATATAGAATCGAGAGAAGAGATGAATCGTTTATATAATTGTATCGATGCCGTGCTGACCAAACCGGGAGGAGTTACAATTAGTGAATGTTTATCCAAACAAATTCCCATTCTTGTGTACCATACGCTGCCGGGTCAGGAGGAAATTAATTTAGAACGGCTTTTAGAGCAAAAATTAGTTTTGCACTTGAACGATTGGAAACATACAGATATAGAAAATCAAATTTTAACTTTATGGAATGATGAACAAAATTTACAATCTTTAAAAGAAAAGATGGGTAAATACTGCAAGCAGGCGACAAATTTCACATTAGCCTTAAGTCAAGTTTTCCAGATAGACAAAGATTTCGTATAA